One region of Eupeodes corollae chromosome 1, idEupCoro1.1, whole genome shotgun sequence genomic DNA includes:
- the LOC129938636 gene encoding eukaryotic translation initiation factor 3 subunit B, translating to MAKKKSEDYTGDSGDDNDYDEEPNFDDPEGFVDDIPDEELLADMLAQKPCETDGVESVVVVDNIPKVEPSRMEKLKSVILKLFATCGEIVNVFHPLDEEGKTKGYAFLEFSNAASAADAVKTMNNHRLDKNHTFAVNLFTDFQKYENIPEKWTPPTPQPFKVQNDLYNFITEPDAYDQYCVAAETAPNSVQVQFWQNTLPEPSQLETRERFTDTFVKWSPLGTYVVTFHKPGVAIWGGTNYTKINKFPHPGTQFVEFSPCENYLVTYGPTATGQMIIIWDIRTGMEKRSFVSDGNSNLSMFRWSHDDKYVALMGENCIHVYETSTFFLLDKKSIKVPGIRGFSWSPTDNIIAYWVGEDNQIPARVIILEIPKKRELRSKNLFHVADCKIHWQKSGDYLCVKVDRFSKQKKDKKDFDVKFLGMFYNFEIFHMREKDIPVDSVEIKELILAFSWEPVGNKFAIIHGEQSNANVSFFEVNKGQKPNLVKKLEKKSCSHLFWSPRGQFIVLANLTMGTFEFIDTSNDFIVMSSPDHFRASEVEWDPTGRYVVTGVSSWKVKEDTGYNMYSFQGRILKRTILKNFVQFLWRPRPPTLLTEAQQKEIKKTLKKYSPQFENKDRLRMTRASKELLEKRAQLREQFSEYRNKRVVEWKEQKNRRMQLRNHVDTDSLETEDVDEEIVEFLIKEEITVLE from the exons atggCCAAAAAGAAAAGTGAAGACTACACCGGCGATAGCGGCGATGATAACGATTACGATGAGGAGCCAAATTTCGATGATCCCGAGGGTTTTGTCGACGATATTCCCGATGAAG aaCTTCTGGCTGATATGCTAGCACAGAAGCCATGTGAAACCGATGGCGTAGAAAGTGTTGTGGTTGTGGATAATATTCCAAAAGTCGAACCATCTCGTATGGAAAAATTGAAATCGGTCATTCTTAAGTTATTTGCAACTTGTGGCGAAATTGTCAATGTCTTTCATCCATTGGACGAAGAGGGCAAGACCAAGGGTTATGCATTTTTGGAATTCAGCAACGCCGCTAGTGCTGCAGATGCTGTGAAGACGATGAACAATCATCGTTTGGACAAGAACCATACATTCGCTGTTAACTTGTTCACCGATTTTCAAAA GTATGAAAATATTCCAGAAAAATGGACTCCACCAACTCCTCAGCCCTTCAAGGTTCAGAATGATTTGTACAACTTCATTACCGAACCCGATGCTTACGATCAATATTGCGTTGCTGCCGAAACCGCACCCAACTCGGTGCAGGTACAATTCTGGCAGAATACCCTGCCTGAGCCATCTCAGTTAGAGACCCGCGAACGTTTCACTGACACTTTTGTCAAATGGTCTCCACTGGGAACATACGTTGTAACTTTCCACAAACCAGGTGTGGCTATTTGGGGAGGAACCAACTACACCAAAATCAACAAGTTCCCCCATCCAGGAACACAGTTCGTTGAGTTTTCGCCGTGCGAAAATTACCTCGTCACCTATGGGCCCACTGCAACTGGCCAGATGATCATAATCTGGGACATCCGTACCGGCATGGAGAAGCGTAGCTTCGTATCGGATGGCAATTCGAACTTGTCAATGTTCCGTTGGTCCCATGACGATAAATATGTCGCTCTGATGGGTGAAAATTGCATTCATGTCTATGAGACATCAACTTTCTTTTTGTTGGACAAGAAGTCCATTAAAGTTCCCGGAATCCGTGGATTTAGTTGGTCGCCAACTGACAACATCATCGCTTACTGGGTGGGTGAAGACAACCAAATCCCTGCTAGGGTTATCATCTTGGAGATTCCGAAGAAGCGCGAGTTGCGTAGCAAGAATCTGTTCCATGTCGCCGATTGTAAGATCCATTGGCAGAAATCCGGTGACTATTTGTGTGTGAAAGTCGATCGTTTCTCAAAACAGAAGAAGGACAAGAAGGACTTTGATGTCAAGTTCCTTGGAATGTTCTATAACTTTGAAATATTCCACATGCGCGAGAAGGACATCCCAGTCGATTCCGTTGAAATCAAGGAACTTATTTTGGCCTTTTCTTGGGAGCCAGTTGGCAATAAGTTCGCAATCATTCATGGCGAGCAAAGTAATGCGAATGTGAGCTTCTTCGAAGTCAACAAGGGACAAAAGCCCAATTTGGTGaagaaattggaaaagaaatcaTGCAGCCATCTGTTCTGGTCGCCACGTGGTCAATTTATTGTTCTGGCCAATTTGACAATGGGAACATTTGAATTTATCGACACCAGTAATGATTTCATTGTCATGTCTTCACCAGATCATTTCCGTGCTTCGGAAGTTGAATGGGATCCAACTGGACGTTATGTCGTCACTGGAGTGTCGTCTTGGAAGGTTAAGGAAGATACTGGTTACAACATGTACTCATTCCAAGGACGCATTCTTAAGCGTacaattttgaagaactttGTTCAATTCTTGTGGCGCCCTCGACCACCAACTCTTCTCACCGAGGCGCAACAGAAGGAGATCAAGAAGACCCTGAAGAAGtactcgccacagttcgagaaCAAGGATCGTCTTCGTATGACTCGTGCTTCCAAGGAATTGCTGGAGAAACGTGCACAATTGCGAGAACAATTCTCTGAATATCGCAACAAGCGAGTTGTTGAATGGAAGGAACAAAAGAACAGACGCATGCAGCTTAGAAATc ATGTCGATACTGATAGCTTGGAAACTGAAGATGTTGATGaagaaattgttgaatttttgattaaagaagaaataacCGTTCTCGAGTAG
- the LOC129939709 gene encoding golgin subfamily A member 2 has translation MPEDSKENKAKKLAAARKKLKEYQSKEKKDSEGAIPASLETQVTHQNDATSSEGSEPIVNESPSPAAAAAVALETGVDVVAEPMSYNEMPSAVAGVVENLSTPSIPPPSQNNNSSSIDTIQILITEKAALSSELNMLRNFCREKELENEELQAQFQLTSKRLQDLQNEFTHERQSMNEFKSKNLTLQVQLEETRSKYDDQAEHLEETKKLFALEKDRSQSLSKELKEAKNELELTKIRINQLSDEASVTQDNRVESLTQTQFMYEQQIRDLQAMVQQLTSDKEQSNQQYQTYVQHLNTEVTALNEKNGELAEECSKLQERERQFIDHISGLEKEIQKSISRQDQVKENQQQEANEIYIKEIEELKTKITDFDSERYEFQLKIKSQEDRLEGFTQSLIEKENKIAELEDHLQNILSERPDSHKLLATMESDKIAASRALSQNDALKKQLDELELRFVQLTNDKADLMNKLDAEEYANRETRNNFSSMEEQIKTLQEKLNLKDEEMIRLTHENNDIARKNLMLQQQLDRLQHYEASEYSTKYQTTGQESAVENGNDPHGETNHHHDHHDHNHDHCHNYDYGEDGHSHDDHSECSSGHAGHDHRHSLTSSVDEPDHPKEQSHVATSMTPQHHQHKHRHDEPPTIPTIEALTKLQNRFTKLMAQTAELTEEKQRLEHLVLQLQGETETIGEYIALYQTQRRILKQREYEKAAQLQLLLGEREEMREKITTLNKLVSNLGVDLPNNLRLNEDEMENICIEPTSVSHTPNSEGGSEGDHIHHTPLDEAVMNKRLNSNESKEILAKIQNIITEIKENTKDIPPVNTADHLTCCSGKFEIV, from the exons ATGCCAGAggattcaaaagaaaataaagccAAAAAGCTGGCAGCAGCTCGTAAGAAG CTCAAAGAGTACCAATCAAAGGAAAAGAAGGATAGCGAAGGAGCTATCCCGGCGTCGTTGGAGACACAAGTTACCCACCAGAATGATGCAACGAGTTCTGAAGGCAGTGAGCCAATTGTCAATGAATCTCCGTCACCGGCAGCGGCGGCTGCGGTGGCGTTGGAGACTGGTGTGGATGTCGTTGCGGAACCCATGTCGTATAACGAAATGCCTTCGGCTGTTGCAGGAGTTGTGGAAAATCTATCAACTCCTTCCATCCCACCCCCATCTCAAAATAACAACAGCAGCAGTATTGACACTATCCAAATACTCATTACCGAGAAGGCTGCTCTGTCCTCAGAGCTCAATATGCTCCGTAACTTTTGTCGTGAGAAAGAGTTGGAAAACGAGGAATTACAAGCGCAGTTCCAATTGACATCAAAGCGCCTGCAGGATCTGCAAAATGAGTTCACTCACGAGCGTCAATCGATGAATGAGTTCAAGTCCAAGAACTTAACTTTGCAGGTTCAATTGGAGGAGACTCGATCCAAGTACGACGACCAAGCTGAACACTTAGAAGAGACTAAAAAACTATTTGCCCTCGAAAAAGATCGAAGCCAATCGCTGAGCAAAGAGTTGAAGGAAGCCAAAAACGAACTCGAACTGACCAAGATTCGCATCAATCAGTTGTCCGATGAGGCAAGTGTTACCCAAGACAATCGCGTGGAGTCcctaacacaaacccaattcaTGTACGAACAACAAATACGAGATTTGCAA GCAATGGTACAACAGTTGACCAGCGATAAGGAACAATCCAATCAGCAATACCAGACTTATGTGCAACACTTGAATACAGAGGTGACCGCTCTGAATGAAAAGAATGGGGAACTTGCTGAGGAATGTTCAAAACTACAAGAAAGAGAGAGGCAATTTATTGATCACATAAGTGGCTTGGAAAAGGAAATCCAAAAATCCATCTCACGCCAGGATCAAGTTAAGGAAAATCAA cAACAAGAAGCCAATGAAATCTACATAAAAGAAATCGAAGAGCTCAAAACTAAAATCACCGACTTTGATTCCGAACGCTATGAGTTCCAATTGAAAATCAAATCCCAAGAAGATCGACTCGAAGGATTCACTCAAAGCCTCATCgagaaggaaaataaaattgccGAACTAGAAGACCATCTGCAAAATATCCTCTCCGAGCGTCCAGATAGCCATAAGCTTCTGGCAACCATGGAGAGTGATAAAATTGCTGCATCTCGAGCCCTATCTCAAAATGATGCATTGAAAAAACAATTGGATGAGTTGGAGTTGAGATTTGTTCAACTGACAAATGATAAAGCAGACTTGATGAACAAACTGGACGCTGAGGAGTACGCGAATCGTGAAACTCGCAATAATTTCTCCAGCATGGAGGAACAAATTAAGACACTTCAAGAGAAACTCAACTTGAAAGACGAAGAAATGATTCGGCTAACGCACGAGAATAACGACATAGCTAGGAAGAACTTGATGCTTCAGCAGCAATTGGACAGATTGCAGCACTATGAGGCAAGTGAGTATTCCACCAAGTATCAAACAACTGGCCAAGAGAGTGCGGTGGAGAATGGAAACGATCCGCATGGGGAAACAAATCACCATCACGACCACCACGATCATAATCATGATCATTGCCATAACTATGATTATGGTGAAGATGGACACAGTCATGATGACCATTCCGAATGCTCCTCCGGTCATGCTGGACATGACCATCGACATTCCCTCACAAGTTCAGTGGATGAACCCGATCATCCTAAGGAACAAAGCCATGTGGCAACATCTATGACTCCACAACATCATCAGCACAAACATCGACACGATGAGCCTCCCACAATTCCAACTATTGAAGCCCTAACAAAGCTCCAGAATCGTTTCACAAAGCTGATGGCTCAGACTGCGGAATTAACAGAAGAAAAACAACGCCTCGAGCATCTGGTGCTTCAGCTTCAAGGCGAAACCGAAACAATCGGTGAATACATCGCCCTCTACCAGACCCAGAGGCGTATACTCAAACAGCGAGAATATGAGAAGGCGGCACAATTGCAGCTGCTTCTGGGAGAGCGTGAAGAGATGCGTGAGAAAATCACAACACTCAATAAACTTGTGTCGAATTTAGGAGTCGATCTACCCAATAATTTGCGACTAAACGAGGACGAAATGGAGAACATATGTATCGAACCGACAAGCGTTTCCCACACCCCAAATAGTGAAGGTGGCAGTGAAGGCGATCACATTCACCACACCCCTCTCGATGAGGCTGTCATGAATAAGCGTTTGAATTCTAACGAATCGAAAGAGATATtggcaaaaattcaaaatattataacagAAATAAAAGAGAATACAAAAGATATACCGCCTGTCAACACTGCTGACCATTTGACATGTTGCTCGgggaaatttgaaattgtttaa